One region of Gossypium raimondii isolate GPD5lz chromosome 6, ASM2569854v1, whole genome shotgun sequence genomic DNA includes:
- the LOC105773057 gene encoding topless-related protein 4 isoform X3: protein MSSLSRELVFLILQFLDEEKFKDTVHKLEQESGFFFNLRYFEEMVTNGEWDEVEKYLSGFTKVDDNRYSMKIFFEIRKQKYLEALDKRDRTKAVEILVKDLKVFSAFNEELFKEITHLLTLENFRENEQLSKYGDTKSARGIMLAELKKLIEANPLFRDKLQFPTLKNSRLRTLINQSLNWQHQLCKNPRPNPDIKTLFVDHSCGQPNGARAPSPVTNPLMSAVPKAGGFPPLGAHGPFQPTPAALPTSLAGWMANPSPVPHPVASAGPIGLTAPNNAAAILKRPRTPPTNNPALDYQSADSEHVLKRSRPFAMPDETHGQSSYSLDDLPKTVVMTLSQGSAVKSMDFHPAQQILLLVGTNIGDIMVWEVGSGEKIAHKAFKVWDLSACSMPLQASLANDYTVSVNRVVWSPDGALFGVAYSKHIVHIYSYHGGDDLRNRLEIEAHAGSVNDLAFSYPNKQLSVVTCGEDRVIKVWDAASGAKQHTFEGHEAPVYSICPHHKENIQFIFSTATDGKIKAWLYDNMGSRVDYNAPGQSSTTMQYSADGTRLFSCGTNKEGESFLVEWNESEGAVKRTYFGLGKRSVGVVQFDTTKNRFLAAGDEFSVKFWDMDNLNLLTSTPADGGLPPSPCIRFNKEGTLLAVSTDDNGVKILANSDGVRFLRTVENRSFDASRVAPAAIVKTPSVGPFGSNNATIGTTIGDRAAPVAAIVGTNNDARTLADIKPRITDESAEKSRIWKLTEINEPSQCRSLRLPDSLTAMRVSRLIYTNSGVAILALASNAVHKLWKWQRNDRNVTGKATTSVAPQLWLPSSGILMTNDISDTNPEDAVPCFALSKNDSYVMSASGGKISLFNMMTFKTMTTFMPPPPAATFLAFHPQDNNIIAIGMDDSSIQIYNVRVDEVKTKLKGHQKRITGLAFSHTLNVLVSSGADSQLCVWSTDGWEKQASKFLQIPNGRAASPHAETRVQFHLDQIHLLAVHETQIAIFEAPKLECLKQWVPREASGPITHATYSCDSQSIYVSFEDGSVGVLTASTLRLRCRISPAAYLPPNPSLRVFPLVIAAHPSDPNQFALGLTDGGVQIVEPLESEGKWGTSPPAENGAGPSTTSGVTGSEPPQR, encoded by the exons ATGTCCTCGCTTAGCAGAGAACTTGTGTTCCTTATACTTCAATTCCTTGATGAGGAGAAATTTAAAGACACTGTTCATAA attGGAGCAAGAGTCGGGGTTTTTCTTCAATTTGAGATATTTTGAGGAAATGGTGACAAATGGAGAATGGGATGAAGTGGAGAAGTATCTTTCAGGGTTTACAAAAGTTGATGATAATAGATATtccatgaaaattttctttgagATTCGAAAACAGAAGTACCTTGAAGCACTGGACAA GCGGGATCGCACCAAAGCCGTGGAGATTTTAGTTAAGGACCTAAAAGTGTTTTCAGCTTTTAATGAGGAACTTTTTAAGGAAATTACACATCTGTTGACGTTGGAAAACTTTAG AGAAAATGAGCAACTATCAAAATATGGAGATACAAAATCTGCTAGGGGTATAATGCTTGCTGAATTAAAGAAGCTAATAGAGGCTAACCCCCTTTTCCGTGATAAGCTTCAGTTTCCTACGTTGAAGAATTCAAGACTGCGGACACTAATAAATCAGAG TTTGAACTGGCAGCATCAGCTTTGTAAGAATCCAAGACCTAATCCAGACATAAAAACTCTATTTGTAGACCACAGTTGTGGGCAACCAAATGGTGCTCGAGCTCCATCCCCTGTCACTAATCCTTTAATGAGTGCTGTTCCAAAGGCAGGGGGTTTTCCTCCACTGGGTGCTCATGGT CCCTTTCAGCCCACACCTGCTGCTCTTCCAACCTCTCTTGCGGGATGGATGGCTAACCCAAGTCCTGTGCCTCATCCTGTGGCTTCTGCTGGACCAATAGGACTTACTGCCCCTAACAATGCAG CTGCAATCTTGAAACGACCTAGAACTCCTCCAACCAATAACCCAGCTCTGGACTACCAGTCAGCAGATTCTGAACATGTTTTGAAGAGATCAAGGCCCTTTGCAATGCCAGACGAG ACCCACGGTCAGAGTTCATACTCACTTGATGACTTGCCCAAGACTGTTGTTATGACTCTAAGTCAGGGGTCTGCTGTCAAGAGCATGGATTTCCATCCAGCACAACAAATTCTACTTCTAG TGGGAACAAACATCGGTGATATCATGGTGTGGGAAGTAGGTAGTGGTGAAAAGATAGCTCATAAAGCTTTTAAGGTCTGGGACCTTTCAGCCTGTTCAATGCCTCTGCAG GCATCTTTGGCGAATGATTATACAGTCTCGGTCAACCGTGTTGTGTGGAGCCCTGATGGAGCTCTTTTTG GTGTTGCATACTCCAAGCATATTGTGCACATATACTCCTACCATGGTGGTGATGATCTACGTAACCGCTTAGAG attgaGGCTCATGCTGGAAGTGTTAATGATCTTGCGTTCTCCTACCCCAACAAGCAATTATCTGTTGTCACTTGTGGCGAGGACAGGGTTATTAAG GTATGGGATGCTGCTTCTGGGGCCAAACAACATACTTTTGAGGGTCATGAAGCACCTGTCTATTCCATATGCCCTCATCACAAGGAAAATATTCAG TTCATTTTCTCAACAGCAACTGATGGGAAAATAAAGGCATGGTTGTATGATAATATGGGCTCAAGAGTTGACTATAACGCTCCTGGTCAATCATCCACAACAATGCAATACAGTGCTGATGGAACAAG GTTGTTCTCATGTGGGACAAACAAAGAAGGGGAATCATTCTTGGTGGAATGGAATGAAAGTGAAGGAGCTGTCAAGAGGACATATTTTGGTCTTGGAAAGAGATCTGTGGGAGTTGTTCAATTTGACACAACAAAGAATAGGTTCTTGGCTGCTGGTGATGAGTTCTCTGTCAAATTCTGGGACATGGACAATCTTAATCTATTAACAAGTACTCCAGCTGATGGTGGATTGCCG CCGTCTCCTTGCATTCGATTTAACAAGGAAGGAACATTGTTAGCTGTTTCAACTGATGATAATGGGGTTAAAATTCTAGCAAATTCAGATGGGGTTAGGTTCCTACGGACGGTGGAGAATCGTTCATTTGATGCTTCTAGAGTTGCTCCTGCTGCTATAGTAAAG ACTCCTAGTGTTGGTCCATTTGGCTCTAACAATGCAACTATTGGAACAACCATTGGTGACCGGGCTGCACCAGTAGCTGCTATAGTTGGAACA AACAATGATGCTCGAACTTTGGCTGATATAAAGCCCAGGATTACAGATGAGTCAGCGGAAAAATCTAGGATCTGGAAACTTACAGAAATTAATGAACCATCACAGTGCCGCTCCTTGAGGCTTCCTGATAGTTTGACAGCAATGAGG GTTTCTAGACTAATATATACAAATTCTGGAGTTGCCATATTGGCATTAGCGTCTAATGCTGTACACAAGCTCTGGAAATGGCAGAGGAATGATCGCAACGTAACTGGGAAg GCCACAACTAGTGTAGCACCACAATTATGGCTGCCTTCAAGTGGAATATTGATGACCAATGATATAAGTGATACAAATCCTGAAGATGCTGTTCCATGCTTTGCACTTTCAAAGAATGATTCTTACGTCATGTCGGCTTCAGGGGGTAAAATTTCACTATTCAATATGATGACATTTAAG ACAATGACAACGTTCATGCCCCCACCACCAGCAGCCACATTTcttgcatttcatcctcaggaCAATAATATCATCGCCATAGGCATGGATGATTCATCGATCCAAATTTACAATGTTCGGGTGGATGAG GTGAAAACAAAGTTAAAAGGTCATCAGAAAAGAATAACAGGTCTTGCCTTCTCTCATACTCTGAACGTGCTTGTATCTTCGGGAGCCGACAGTCAG CTCTGTGTATGGAGCACAGATGGATGGGAGAAGCAAGCTAGTAAGTTCTTGCAAATCCCAAATGGCCGGGCAGCATCTCCTCATGCAGAGACTCGTGTTCAGTTTCACCTAGATCAGATACATTTGCTGGCAGTTCATGAAACACAGATTGCAATATTTGAAGCACCAAAACTAGAATGCCTAAAGCAG TGGGTCCCTCGAGAAGCCAGCGGTCCAATTACTCATGCAACATACTCCTGTGACAGCCAATCGATATATGTGAGTTTTGAAGATGGAAGTGTTGGTGTGCTTACTGCTTCAACACTCAGATTGAGATGTCGAATTAGTCCCGCAGCATATTTACCTCCAAATCCAAG CTTGAGAGTTTTTCCACTCGTCATTGCGGCACACCCATCCGACCCAAATCAATTTGCTTTGGGATTAACAGATGGTGGAGTCCAAATTGTTGAGCCATTGGAGTCGGAAGGAAAATGGGGCACGTCTCCTCCAGCTGAAAATGGTGCTGGACCAAGTACCACATCAGGTGTAACTGGTTCAGAACCTCCCCAGCGGTGA
- the LOC105773057 gene encoding topless-related protein 4 isoform X1 has product MSSLSRELVFLILQFLDEEKFKDTVHKLEQESGFFFNLRYFEEMVTNGEWDEVEKYLSGFTKVDDNRYSMKIFFEIRKQKYLEALDKRDRTKAVEILVKDLKVFSAFNEELFKEITHLLTLENFRENEQLSKYGDTKSARGIMLAELKKLIEANPLFRDKLQFPTLKNSRLRTLINQSLNWQHQLCKNPRPNPDIKTLFVDHSCGQPNGARAPSPVTNPLMSAVPKAGGFPPLGAHGPFQPTPAALPTSLAGWMANPSPVPHPVASAGPIGLTAPNNAAAILKRPRTPPTNNPALDYQSADSEHVLKRSRPFAMPDEQVNNLPVTILPVPYAGQTHGQSSYSLDDLPKTVVMTLSQGSAVKSMDFHPAQQILLLVGTNIGDIMVWEVGSGEKIAHKAFKVWDLSACSMPLQASLANDYTVSVNRVVWSPDGALFGVAYSKHIVHIYSYHGGDDLRNRLEIEAHAGSVNDLAFSYPNKQLSVVTCGEDRVIKVWDAASGAKQHTFEGHEAPVYSICPHHKENIQFIFSTATDGKIKAWLYDNMGSRVDYNAPGQSSTTMQYSADGTRLFSCGTNKEGESFLVEWNESEGAVKRTYFGLGKRSVGVVQFDTTKNRFLAAGDEFSVKFWDMDNLNLLTSTPADGGLPPSPCIRFNKEGTLLAVSTDDNGVKILANSDGVRFLRTVENRSFDASRVAPAAIVKTPSVGPFGSNNATIGTTIGDRAAPVAAIVGTNNDARTLADIKPRITDESAEKSRIWKLTEINEPSQCRSLRLPDSLTAMRVSRLIYTNSGVAILALASNAVHKLWKWQRNDRNVTGKATTSVAPQLWLPSSGILMTNDISDTNPEDAVPCFALSKNDSYVMSASGGKISLFNMMTFKTMTTFMPPPPAATFLAFHPQDNNIIAIGMDDSSIQIYNVRVDEVKTKLKGHQKRITGLAFSHTLNVLVSSGADSQLCVWSTDGWEKQASKFLQIPNGRAASPHAETRVQFHLDQIHLLAVHETQIAIFEAPKLECLKQWVPREASGPITHATYSCDSQSIYVSFEDGSVGVLTASTLRLRCRISPAAYLPPNPSLRVFPLVIAAHPSDPNQFALGLTDGGVQIVEPLESEGKWGTSPPAENGAGPSTTSGVTGSEPPQR; this is encoded by the exons ATGTCCTCGCTTAGCAGAGAACTTGTGTTCCTTATACTTCAATTCCTTGATGAGGAGAAATTTAAAGACACTGTTCATAA attGGAGCAAGAGTCGGGGTTTTTCTTCAATTTGAGATATTTTGAGGAAATGGTGACAAATGGAGAATGGGATGAAGTGGAGAAGTATCTTTCAGGGTTTACAAAAGTTGATGATAATAGATATtccatgaaaattttctttgagATTCGAAAACAGAAGTACCTTGAAGCACTGGACAA GCGGGATCGCACCAAAGCCGTGGAGATTTTAGTTAAGGACCTAAAAGTGTTTTCAGCTTTTAATGAGGAACTTTTTAAGGAAATTACACATCTGTTGACGTTGGAAAACTTTAG AGAAAATGAGCAACTATCAAAATATGGAGATACAAAATCTGCTAGGGGTATAATGCTTGCTGAATTAAAGAAGCTAATAGAGGCTAACCCCCTTTTCCGTGATAAGCTTCAGTTTCCTACGTTGAAGAATTCAAGACTGCGGACACTAATAAATCAGAG TTTGAACTGGCAGCATCAGCTTTGTAAGAATCCAAGACCTAATCCAGACATAAAAACTCTATTTGTAGACCACAGTTGTGGGCAACCAAATGGTGCTCGAGCTCCATCCCCTGTCACTAATCCTTTAATGAGTGCTGTTCCAAAGGCAGGGGGTTTTCCTCCACTGGGTGCTCATGGT CCCTTTCAGCCCACACCTGCTGCTCTTCCAACCTCTCTTGCGGGATGGATGGCTAACCCAAGTCCTGTGCCTCATCCTGTGGCTTCTGCTGGACCAATAGGACTTACTGCCCCTAACAATGCAG CTGCAATCTTGAAACGACCTAGAACTCCTCCAACCAATAACCCAGCTCTGGACTACCAGTCAGCAGATTCTGAACATGTTTTGAAGAGATCAAGGCCCTTTGCAATGCCAGACGAG CAGGTCAATAATCTGCCAGTAACTATTTTGCCTGTTCCATATGCTGGCCAGACCCACGGTCAGAGTTCATACTCACTTGATGACTTGCCCAAGACTGTTGTTATGACTCTAAGTCAGGGGTCTGCTGTCAAGAGCATGGATTTCCATCCAGCACAACAAATTCTACTTCTAG TGGGAACAAACATCGGTGATATCATGGTGTGGGAAGTAGGTAGTGGTGAAAAGATAGCTCATAAAGCTTTTAAGGTCTGGGACCTTTCAGCCTGTTCAATGCCTCTGCAG GCATCTTTGGCGAATGATTATACAGTCTCGGTCAACCGTGTTGTGTGGAGCCCTGATGGAGCTCTTTTTG GTGTTGCATACTCCAAGCATATTGTGCACATATACTCCTACCATGGTGGTGATGATCTACGTAACCGCTTAGAG attgaGGCTCATGCTGGAAGTGTTAATGATCTTGCGTTCTCCTACCCCAACAAGCAATTATCTGTTGTCACTTGTGGCGAGGACAGGGTTATTAAG GTATGGGATGCTGCTTCTGGGGCCAAACAACATACTTTTGAGGGTCATGAAGCACCTGTCTATTCCATATGCCCTCATCACAAGGAAAATATTCAG TTCATTTTCTCAACAGCAACTGATGGGAAAATAAAGGCATGGTTGTATGATAATATGGGCTCAAGAGTTGACTATAACGCTCCTGGTCAATCATCCACAACAATGCAATACAGTGCTGATGGAACAAG GTTGTTCTCATGTGGGACAAACAAAGAAGGGGAATCATTCTTGGTGGAATGGAATGAAAGTGAAGGAGCTGTCAAGAGGACATATTTTGGTCTTGGAAAGAGATCTGTGGGAGTTGTTCAATTTGACACAACAAAGAATAGGTTCTTGGCTGCTGGTGATGAGTTCTCTGTCAAATTCTGGGACATGGACAATCTTAATCTATTAACAAGTACTCCAGCTGATGGTGGATTGCCG CCGTCTCCTTGCATTCGATTTAACAAGGAAGGAACATTGTTAGCTGTTTCAACTGATGATAATGGGGTTAAAATTCTAGCAAATTCAGATGGGGTTAGGTTCCTACGGACGGTGGAGAATCGTTCATTTGATGCTTCTAGAGTTGCTCCTGCTGCTATAGTAAAG ACTCCTAGTGTTGGTCCATTTGGCTCTAACAATGCAACTATTGGAACAACCATTGGTGACCGGGCTGCACCAGTAGCTGCTATAGTTGGAACA AACAATGATGCTCGAACTTTGGCTGATATAAAGCCCAGGATTACAGATGAGTCAGCGGAAAAATCTAGGATCTGGAAACTTACAGAAATTAATGAACCATCACAGTGCCGCTCCTTGAGGCTTCCTGATAGTTTGACAGCAATGAGG GTTTCTAGACTAATATATACAAATTCTGGAGTTGCCATATTGGCATTAGCGTCTAATGCTGTACACAAGCTCTGGAAATGGCAGAGGAATGATCGCAACGTAACTGGGAAg GCCACAACTAGTGTAGCACCACAATTATGGCTGCCTTCAAGTGGAATATTGATGACCAATGATATAAGTGATACAAATCCTGAAGATGCTGTTCCATGCTTTGCACTTTCAAAGAATGATTCTTACGTCATGTCGGCTTCAGGGGGTAAAATTTCACTATTCAATATGATGACATTTAAG ACAATGACAACGTTCATGCCCCCACCACCAGCAGCCACATTTcttgcatttcatcctcaggaCAATAATATCATCGCCATAGGCATGGATGATTCATCGATCCAAATTTACAATGTTCGGGTGGATGAG GTGAAAACAAAGTTAAAAGGTCATCAGAAAAGAATAACAGGTCTTGCCTTCTCTCATACTCTGAACGTGCTTGTATCTTCGGGAGCCGACAGTCAG CTCTGTGTATGGAGCACAGATGGATGGGAGAAGCAAGCTAGTAAGTTCTTGCAAATCCCAAATGGCCGGGCAGCATCTCCTCATGCAGAGACTCGTGTTCAGTTTCACCTAGATCAGATACATTTGCTGGCAGTTCATGAAACACAGATTGCAATATTTGAAGCACCAAAACTAGAATGCCTAAAGCAG TGGGTCCCTCGAGAAGCCAGCGGTCCAATTACTCATGCAACATACTCCTGTGACAGCCAATCGATATATGTGAGTTTTGAAGATGGAAGTGTTGGTGTGCTTACTGCTTCAACACTCAGATTGAGATGTCGAATTAGTCCCGCAGCATATTTACCTCCAAATCCAAG CTTGAGAGTTTTTCCACTCGTCATTGCGGCACACCCATCCGACCCAAATCAATTTGCTTTGGGATTAACAGATGGTGGAGTCCAAATTGTTGAGCCATTGGAGTCGGAAGGAAAATGGGGCACGTCTCCTCCAGCTGAAAATGGTGCTGGACCAAGTACCACATCAGGTGTAACTGGTTCAGAACCTCCCCAGCGGTGA
- the LOC105773057 gene encoding topless-related protein 4 isoform X2, with product MSSLSRELVFLILQFLDEEKFKDTVHKLEQESGFFFNLRYFEEMVTNGEWDEVEKYLSGFTKVDDNRYSMKIFFEIRKQKYLEALDKRDRTKAVEILVKDLKVFSAFNEELFKEITHLLTLENFRENEQLSKYGDTKSARGIMLAELKKLIEANPLFRDKLQFPTLKNSRLRTLINQSLNWQHQLCKNPRPNPDIKTLFVDHSCGQPNGARAPSPVTNPLMSAVPKAGGFPPLGAHGPFQPTPAALPTSLAGWMANPSPVPHPVASAGPIGLTAPNNAAAILKRPRTPPTNNPALDYQSADSEHVLKRSRPFAMPDEVNNLPVTILPVPYAGQTHGQSSYSLDDLPKTVVMTLSQGSAVKSMDFHPAQQILLLVGTNIGDIMVWEVGSGEKIAHKAFKVWDLSACSMPLQASLANDYTVSVNRVVWSPDGALFGVAYSKHIVHIYSYHGGDDLRNRLEIEAHAGSVNDLAFSYPNKQLSVVTCGEDRVIKVWDAASGAKQHTFEGHEAPVYSICPHHKENIQFIFSTATDGKIKAWLYDNMGSRVDYNAPGQSSTTMQYSADGTRLFSCGTNKEGESFLVEWNESEGAVKRTYFGLGKRSVGVVQFDTTKNRFLAAGDEFSVKFWDMDNLNLLTSTPADGGLPPSPCIRFNKEGTLLAVSTDDNGVKILANSDGVRFLRTVENRSFDASRVAPAAIVKTPSVGPFGSNNATIGTTIGDRAAPVAAIVGTNNDARTLADIKPRITDESAEKSRIWKLTEINEPSQCRSLRLPDSLTAMRVSRLIYTNSGVAILALASNAVHKLWKWQRNDRNVTGKATTSVAPQLWLPSSGILMTNDISDTNPEDAVPCFALSKNDSYVMSASGGKISLFNMMTFKTMTTFMPPPPAATFLAFHPQDNNIIAIGMDDSSIQIYNVRVDEVKTKLKGHQKRITGLAFSHTLNVLVSSGADSQLCVWSTDGWEKQASKFLQIPNGRAASPHAETRVQFHLDQIHLLAVHETQIAIFEAPKLECLKQWVPREASGPITHATYSCDSQSIYVSFEDGSVGVLTASTLRLRCRISPAAYLPPNPSLRVFPLVIAAHPSDPNQFALGLTDGGVQIVEPLESEGKWGTSPPAENGAGPSTTSGVTGSEPPQR from the exons ATGTCCTCGCTTAGCAGAGAACTTGTGTTCCTTATACTTCAATTCCTTGATGAGGAGAAATTTAAAGACACTGTTCATAA attGGAGCAAGAGTCGGGGTTTTTCTTCAATTTGAGATATTTTGAGGAAATGGTGACAAATGGAGAATGGGATGAAGTGGAGAAGTATCTTTCAGGGTTTACAAAAGTTGATGATAATAGATATtccatgaaaattttctttgagATTCGAAAACAGAAGTACCTTGAAGCACTGGACAA GCGGGATCGCACCAAAGCCGTGGAGATTTTAGTTAAGGACCTAAAAGTGTTTTCAGCTTTTAATGAGGAACTTTTTAAGGAAATTACACATCTGTTGACGTTGGAAAACTTTAG AGAAAATGAGCAACTATCAAAATATGGAGATACAAAATCTGCTAGGGGTATAATGCTTGCTGAATTAAAGAAGCTAATAGAGGCTAACCCCCTTTTCCGTGATAAGCTTCAGTTTCCTACGTTGAAGAATTCAAGACTGCGGACACTAATAAATCAGAG TTTGAACTGGCAGCATCAGCTTTGTAAGAATCCAAGACCTAATCCAGACATAAAAACTCTATTTGTAGACCACAGTTGTGGGCAACCAAATGGTGCTCGAGCTCCATCCCCTGTCACTAATCCTTTAATGAGTGCTGTTCCAAAGGCAGGGGGTTTTCCTCCACTGGGTGCTCATGGT CCCTTTCAGCCCACACCTGCTGCTCTTCCAACCTCTCTTGCGGGATGGATGGCTAACCCAAGTCCTGTGCCTCATCCTGTGGCTTCTGCTGGACCAATAGGACTTACTGCCCCTAACAATGCAG CTGCAATCTTGAAACGACCTAGAACTCCTCCAACCAATAACCCAGCTCTGGACTACCAGTCAGCAGATTCTGAACATGTTTTGAAGAGATCAAGGCCCTTTGCAATGCCAGACGAG GTCAATAATCTGCCAGTAACTATTTTGCCTGTTCCATATGCTGGCCAGACCCACGGTCAGAGTTCATACTCACTTGATGACTTGCCCAAGACTGTTGTTATGACTCTAAGTCAGGGGTCTGCTGTCAAGAGCATGGATTTCCATCCAGCACAACAAATTCTACTTCTAG TGGGAACAAACATCGGTGATATCATGGTGTGGGAAGTAGGTAGTGGTGAAAAGATAGCTCATAAAGCTTTTAAGGTCTGGGACCTTTCAGCCTGTTCAATGCCTCTGCAG GCATCTTTGGCGAATGATTATACAGTCTCGGTCAACCGTGTTGTGTGGAGCCCTGATGGAGCTCTTTTTG GTGTTGCATACTCCAAGCATATTGTGCACATATACTCCTACCATGGTGGTGATGATCTACGTAACCGCTTAGAG attgaGGCTCATGCTGGAAGTGTTAATGATCTTGCGTTCTCCTACCCCAACAAGCAATTATCTGTTGTCACTTGTGGCGAGGACAGGGTTATTAAG GTATGGGATGCTGCTTCTGGGGCCAAACAACATACTTTTGAGGGTCATGAAGCACCTGTCTATTCCATATGCCCTCATCACAAGGAAAATATTCAG TTCATTTTCTCAACAGCAACTGATGGGAAAATAAAGGCATGGTTGTATGATAATATGGGCTCAAGAGTTGACTATAACGCTCCTGGTCAATCATCCACAACAATGCAATACAGTGCTGATGGAACAAG GTTGTTCTCATGTGGGACAAACAAAGAAGGGGAATCATTCTTGGTGGAATGGAATGAAAGTGAAGGAGCTGTCAAGAGGACATATTTTGGTCTTGGAAAGAGATCTGTGGGAGTTGTTCAATTTGACACAACAAAGAATAGGTTCTTGGCTGCTGGTGATGAGTTCTCTGTCAAATTCTGGGACATGGACAATCTTAATCTATTAACAAGTACTCCAGCTGATGGTGGATTGCCG CCGTCTCCTTGCATTCGATTTAACAAGGAAGGAACATTGTTAGCTGTTTCAACTGATGATAATGGGGTTAAAATTCTAGCAAATTCAGATGGGGTTAGGTTCCTACGGACGGTGGAGAATCGTTCATTTGATGCTTCTAGAGTTGCTCCTGCTGCTATAGTAAAG ACTCCTAGTGTTGGTCCATTTGGCTCTAACAATGCAACTATTGGAACAACCATTGGTGACCGGGCTGCACCAGTAGCTGCTATAGTTGGAACA AACAATGATGCTCGAACTTTGGCTGATATAAAGCCCAGGATTACAGATGAGTCAGCGGAAAAATCTAGGATCTGGAAACTTACAGAAATTAATGAACCATCACAGTGCCGCTCCTTGAGGCTTCCTGATAGTTTGACAGCAATGAGG GTTTCTAGACTAATATATACAAATTCTGGAGTTGCCATATTGGCATTAGCGTCTAATGCTGTACACAAGCTCTGGAAATGGCAGAGGAATGATCGCAACGTAACTGGGAAg GCCACAACTAGTGTAGCACCACAATTATGGCTGCCTTCAAGTGGAATATTGATGACCAATGATATAAGTGATACAAATCCTGAAGATGCTGTTCCATGCTTTGCACTTTCAAAGAATGATTCTTACGTCATGTCGGCTTCAGGGGGTAAAATTTCACTATTCAATATGATGACATTTAAG ACAATGACAACGTTCATGCCCCCACCACCAGCAGCCACATTTcttgcatttcatcctcaggaCAATAATATCATCGCCATAGGCATGGATGATTCATCGATCCAAATTTACAATGTTCGGGTGGATGAG GTGAAAACAAAGTTAAAAGGTCATCAGAAAAGAATAACAGGTCTTGCCTTCTCTCATACTCTGAACGTGCTTGTATCTTCGGGAGCCGACAGTCAG CTCTGTGTATGGAGCACAGATGGATGGGAGAAGCAAGCTAGTAAGTTCTTGCAAATCCCAAATGGCCGGGCAGCATCTCCTCATGCAGAGACTCGTGTTCAGTTTCACCTAGATCAGATACATTTGCTGGCAGTTCATGAAACACAGATTGCAATATTTGAAGCACCAAAACTAGAATGCCTAAAGCAG TGGGTCCCTCGAGAAGCCAGCGGTCCAATTACTCATGCAACATACTCCTGTGACAGCCAATCGATATATGTGAGTTTTGAAGATGGAAGTGTTGGTGTGCTTACTGCTTCAACACTCAGATTGAGATGTCGAATTAGTCCCGCAGCATATTTACCTCCAAATCCAAG CTTGAGAGTTTTTCCACTCGTCATTGCGGCACACCCATCCGACCCAAATCAATTTGCTTTGGGATTAACAGATGGTGGAGTCCAAATTGTTGAGCCATTGGAGTCGGAAGGAAAATGGGGCACGTCTCCTCCAGCTGAAAATGGTGCTGGACCAAGTACCACATCAGGTGTAACTGGTTCAGAACCTCCCCAGCGGTGA